The following are encoded in a window of Penaeus vannamei isolate JL-2024 chromosome 17, ASM4276789v1, whole genome shotgun sequence genomic DNA:
- the LOC113828969 gene encoding U-scoloptoxin(01)-Cw1a, which translates to MKTLAVVCVLLGVAAALPGLRQRRDSSALFYELPSNASLILGGIQTGFECGDLPYGYYADEANNCAVFHVCLPYIDNDLYITRHFSFMCGAGTMFDQERLVCDFPESALPCSEAAAFRRSNEYFGREDVNFLEK; encoded by the exons ATGAAGACCCTCGCTGTTG tgtgCGTGTTGTTGGGCGTGGCCGCCGCCCTCCCCGGCCTCCGTCAGCGCCGTGACTCCTCGGCCCTCTTCTACGAGCTGCCCTCCAACGCCTCCCTCATCCTGGGCGGCATCCAGACCGGCTTCGAGTGCGGCGACCTCCCCTACGGATACTACGCCGACGAGGCCAACAACTGCGCCGTCTTCCACGTGTGTCTGCCCTACATCGACAACGACCTCTACATCACCCGCCACTTCTCCTTCATGTGCGGCGCAGGCACCATGTTCGACCAGGAGCGCCTCGTGTGCGACTTCCCCGAGAGCGCCCTTCCCTGCTCCGAGGCCGCCGCCTTCAGGAGGTCCAACGAGTACTTCGGCCGCGAGGACGTCAACTTCCTCGAGAAGTAA